The DNA window ATGGCGCGCGTTTTCAAAGTAGCCGCGCCAGACTGGCGGATGGCCTTAATCAAGGGGTTCTGGCGGTCGCCATGGTGGATAACCGCAACGCGACCAGTGCGGACGAAACCGCGAATATTACCCTGCTGCATAGTTATCTTTCATATTATTTGCCGGATGCGACGATCTCTAAAAACGATCTGAAGATTACGGTGGCAATGAATTACAGCACGTCTGGCAAGGTTGAGTCCGTGGACTATACGGGCAGCGGCAAGGCCAGCGTTCAGCCCATCATCGGTGCCCAGAGAGAGGTGGGCTTCGATTCATCGCTTGACCTCCGGGCCGACAGTAGTGCGGGCGTGGTCAGAAGAACCATTGAGGAAGTCGAATACCCTACAGACTATGCATTAGTGCTGGATTTTTCGGGATCAATGTTAAGTGCTTCTGCGGAACCCGGCCTGACAAGAATTGCACTGTTGCGTAAAGTGGTGACTGAATTCATGGACGAAATACTGTCAGATGAGTCATCTAATACGGTAGGTATTATTCCCTTTACTTCCGGCGTATCTGTTATTCTTCCCGGAGAGAATATTGCTGGGGGGAATAATTTTGGCTGCTCCCATGTAGGTAAACTGAAATCGGAATACGCAGGAGTGGATTTGAACTTCTGGTATAATAAAAAATTATACTACTACAGTTCGTCATTGCCAGCTCAAACGTCGCAATATTACCAACTCGATCAATCCTTATACAATTATTATAAAAATGTAGTTTCTCCAGCAACGGGATATAGTATGGATGACATGGTTAATAAAAGCTGGTGTGTTAAAAATCCCCGATACGGCGAGTCATATGGCCGGGCCCTGTATAGTTGTGATGCCGACTCGCGCGCAAACCTGTTTGATAATTATACCGAATTTTTAGAAACTCGCTCGGCGGCACAAAAATTAATGTATTATGCTTATTACTACCTCACAATGTTCAATACCGTTACAATGGATTTTGACGGCTTACTGGCGGACGGTTTTATGTTTTCAGATAAGGCGGTGACAACCTATAATTATATGGTCAACCTTATTGCTGAACGACCATTTTATTATGATTGTTATTCGACATTTGGCAGCATCACTGCTGCAACGGCAAGCAACACCTTGAAAAGTAAAACGGCTAAACCTGCCTCTTATCTTATCGAGTTAACAAATGATCGCAGTATTATTGACGAATTTAACGACATGCAGGTAACTGGTGGCGCAACCTACGTAACCTCGGGCCTACTGCGTGCACTTCCTGTAATAGCCAAAGGTGTTAATCAGCGAAAGGTAATTATCGTAATATCAGATGGCCTTGACTCAGATAATGGAACCCTGGCGAAAAAGCTATTTGATGACTATTCGTTATGCGACAAAATAAAAGAGGGATTGCTGCGCTACCCTGAAGGAACGCCCACAGAACAGGCCGATATGTTCTTTATTTTTACGGTGAATAGTTCAGCATCTACCACCGCCCTTAATCTGTGGTCAAATTACTGCGTGGGCAAGGAGAATGTTTATCTGGCGACCAACTATCAGGATATGATTAATGTCCTGACGGGTATTGCCAAAAATTCTTCCGTCAAGTTTATCAATAAAAATGAGCAGGAATAGCCGGTTGATGTTACAAGGAGGTCTGCGTGATCGATTTCGCTTTTCTGGCTAATCAGTGTGCGCCTGATGTTGCACCACAGACACTGGAACGATTAATAAAAGTGGAATCATCGTTTAACCCCTATGCTATTGGCGTCGTGGGCGGCCGCCTGGCGCGCCAGCCCAGGCATAAAGAAGAAGCCATCGCCACCGCGTTATATCTGGAGCTGGCTGGCTGGAACTTTTCGATGGGGCTGGGCCAGGTTAACCGCTATAACCTGGACAAATACGGGCTGACCTATGAAACGGTCTTCGATCCCTGCCATAACGCCCGTGCCGCCGCCGGTATTTTTAATGAGTGCCTGCAGCGTGCTTCCGGAAAGTTTGCCGGGCAACAGGCGCAACTGGCGGCCTTTTCATGCTATTACAGCGGCAATTTCAGGCGCGGATTTGTACCGGAAGGCCAGGCGCAAACCAGCTACGTCGAGCGGATTATGGCGGTAAAACCCACGCTTCCCACAAACACCGCCACGGCCATTACAGTGATCCCGAACGGCAAAACCCGCCCCGCCGTGAAGCCACCTTCCGCCGAAGAAAACAAGCAAACGCAATCAGGGGCGAAAATATCACAGCTCGGCAATACCACAACGATGGGAGTTAAGACACTACGAGGAGACTGAATAGCGATACGTGTTAGGCAGCCAATGCACCTGCAGCTTTGCTGCCGGATACCCCACTATGACGGGGATAATATAGAGACGAAAAAAAACCGTACGCCTATGACAGCAATACGGTTTTTTTCGTCCTGAGATGTAAAAGTACACCTCGGAATAGATTAAGTGGCGGAACGGACGGGGCTCGAACCCGCGACCCCCTGCGTGACAGGCAGGTATTCTAACCAACTGAACTACCGCTCCGCGCTAGCCCCTTGCGGGGACGACGCGAATATTACGGTTGCCCTTCGTTGCCGTCAATGCCTTTTTCTCATAAAAATAACCGTTTGCACAGTTTTTCAACGAAAACGCAGCCAAACTATCAGCCAGTTTTATTGCCCCTACTCGCGGCAAACAAACCGGTTAAGCTCGCCACAGGCAGCTACCGCCTTTTTTCACCACCAGATCCAGGCGCGCTTCGTGGGCGGCCAGGTCGTCATCGCTGGCATACACCACTTTCATCGCCGAAGCTGGGCGCGCAATACGCTGGATATCCTGGCTGGCATTAGCTTGCTGGGTGTCCCCTTCCATCTGGAATGCCATTGACGTCTGGCCACCGGTCATGGCCAGATAAACTTCCGCCAGGATCTCGGCATCGAGCAATGCGCCGTGCAGCGTTCGTTTGCTGTTATCTATCTCGTAACGGTTGCACAACGCATCCAGGTTATTACGCTTGCCCGGGAACAGGCGGCGCGCCATCAACAGACTATCGGTGATAGTACAAAAGGTCTCGGTTTTTGGGATATCCCGCTTCAGCATGCGGAACTCATAATCCATAAAGCCGATATCAAACGTTGCGTTATGGATCACCAGTTCGCCGCCGCGGATAAACGCCAAAAACTCATCGGCAACCTGCGCAAACGTCGGCTTGTCTGCCAGAAATTCGTCGCTGATGCCATGTACGTTATAGGCTTCGGGATCCACCTGCCTGTCCGGGCGAATATAAACGTGGTAATGGCGCCCGGTCAGACGGCGGTTAATCACTTCGACGGCGCCGATTTCAATAATCCGGTGGCCTTCATAGTGAACCCCGAGTTTGTTCATACCGGTGGTTTCGGTATCAAGAACGATTTGTCTGGTTGGTGTAGAGATCATATGCAGTGCTCGCAGCGCTCGTTTATGTCAGACTTGGCTTTTATAAAACTAAGAGGAAGAGTCTACCAGATATGCTCAAACAGGTAGAAATTTTCACCGACGGCTCCTGCCTCGGCAACCCAGGCCCCGGCGGCTACGGCGCTATTTTACGTTACAAACAACACGAGAAAACCTTTCATACCGGTTACCGCTTGACCACCAATAACCGGATGGAACTGATGGCGGCGATCGTGGCGCTGGAAGCGCTCACCACGCCGTGCGAAGTGATCCTCAGCACCGACAGCCAGTATGTGCGCCAGGGCATCACCCAGTGGATCCACAATTGGAAAAAGCGCGGCTGGAAAACCGCTGATAAAAAACCGGTGAAAAACGTTGATCTGTGGCAGCGGCTGGATCAGGCCATACAGCACCACACCATCCGCTGGGTGTGGGTCAAAGGCCATGCCGGCCACCCGGAAAACGAACGCTGCGACGAATTGGCGCGCGCAGCCGCCGGTAACCCTACCCAGGACGACGTAGGTTACCAGCCGGAAGCCTAAGGCAGTTTGCGATAGCTCTTGGTCGCGCCCACCGCGCGGCTAAGAGAAGGTTTCCGCGCCCCCACCTTCATCGGCACCGGCGTCAACGGCACGGTGCGCTTACGCGCCACAATCACGCTCATGCATCCCAGCGCCGGCAAATGCGTACTCAGGAACTTCCCCCCCAGGCGGTGCCACGGCAACACCTGAAAACGCGCCTGATACAGCACCTCGTAGTTAAGCAGGCTCAGCCAGTCCAACAGGCGCATCTGGGTAAACATCCGGCTTGCGTAGGGCTGCCGCCGGCGCAGGCCCGGCACCAGTTTCCCCAGCCCCAACAGGCTGAACGGATTAAAACTGCTGATTACCAGCCAGCCGTCGTCGATCAGCACCCGATCAACCTCACGCAGCATACGATGGGGATCGTCAGCAAAGGAGAGCGTATGCGCCAGCAAGCAGGCATCCACCGATTTTGCCGCAAACGGCAGTTGATAAGGCGCCGCAATCACTTGCAAGTTATCACCTTCCAGGCCAACGTTAACCTGGTGGGAAATAGCACATTTTTCCGTCGCCAGCTCGGCGCTGAGGTTACCCAATTTCAGCAGGTGAAAACCAAACAGTTTCGGCCACCAGGGTTGCAACTGCCGTTCAAGCGCATCACGATAATACTCGCCCCACAGCAAACCGCCCCACGAGCGCGGGCTGTTCAGCTTTTGTAGCGTATGGGCTGGTCGCATGATTTATTATCTTCTTTCGAGACATTGCCAATGAGGGGTCCGCCATGAATCTTATCAGCATTCCTGCCCTGCAGGATAATTACATTTGGCTATTGGATAACCAGGAAGGGCACTGCATCATCGTCGATCCTGGCGAAGCCGCGCCCGTGCTTGCCGCGCTCCAACGCCTTCAACTGATCCCTGACGCCATTTTGCTTACCCACCATCACCATGACCACGTAGGCGGCGTTAAACAGCTTGTTGCGCAATATCCCGGCCTGGTGGTTTATGGGCCGCAGGAAACCGCCGATAAAGGGGCGACGCAGATTGTAAAAGATGGCGATCTGCTGGCAATCAACGGCCGGAAATACAGCGTCTTCGCCGTTCCCGGGCACACACTCGGCCACGTGGCATACTACAGCGCGCCTTATTTATTTTGCGGCGATACGATGTTCTCGGCTGGCTGCGGCAAACTATTTGAAGGCACGGCGGAGCAAATGTACCAATCATTTCAACGGATCGCGCAACTTCCTGATGAAACCCTGATTTGTTGCGCACATGAATATACTCTTTCAAATCTTAAGTTTTCGCGGGCAATTTTACCGGAAGATCGACGAATTGAAACGTATCAACAACAAGTTGAAGCAACAAGGGCAAAACAGCAACCCAGCGTACCAACAACATTGCAATTAGAGCGTAAAATTAACCTGTTTTTACGCTGCCATGACGCTGATTTACAAAAGAAATTGGGTTTTAACTCTCCACCCAAGCAGCTTCATTCGGTTTTTTCCGAATTACGCCTGCGGAAAGACAACTTCTAAGCTTTTGGTTGTTTTGTTTGGTGAAGCAAAGTATGATTGCTCGTCTTTTAAGCAACCTATATTGACACACACATGAAGGCTAAAGCGATAATACTCGCCTCAGTCTTGCTAGTCGGGTGCCAGTCGTCCAGGCAGGACGCGCCGGCACCAGTGCAGCATGCACAGAGTCTGTCTTCGGCAGGTCAAGAAAGTGAAGCAGGAAAGTACACAGAAAATGGCCGAGCGAGCTCGGCGCGGTGGCTGGATAACAACAGTGGTGCCGCGCAACAAGATCTGTGGAACTTCATTAGTGACGAACTGAAGATGGAGGTTCCGGAAAATTCCCGGATCCGTGAACAAAAAAGAAAGTATCTAAAAAGTAAGAGCTATCTCCACGATGTAACATTACGGGCAGAGCCGTACATGTACTGGATAGTCGGGCAAATCAAGAAACGCAACATGCCGATGGAACTGGTACTGCTACCCATAGTGGAGAGCGCTTTTGACCCACACGCCACATCAAGTGCCAACGCCGCAGGGCTATGGCAGATTGTACCGCAAACGGGTCGTAATTATGGTTTGAAGAACAATCAGTGGTATGACGGGCGCCGTGATGTGGTTGCCTCGACGACTGCTGCGCTGGACATGATGCAGCGCTTGAACCGCATGTTTGACGGTGACTGGTTATTGACCGTTGCTGCCTATAACAGTGGTGAAGGCCGCGTGATGCAGGCGCTGAAAGCCAATAAACGCCAGGGTAAGCCAACCAATTTCTGGGCATTGTCGCTTCCGCGTGAAACGTCAATCTATGTTCCGAAAATGCTGGCACTGAGCGACATCATCAAAAACAGCAAGCGCTATGGTGTTCGTCTGCCAAAAACAGATGAAACCCGTGCGCTGGCCCGTGTTGATGTTGGGCAGCAGATACAGTTAACTCAGGCGGCTGAGCTGGCAGGGTTGCCGATCAGTAAAATGAAGGCGTATAACCCGGGCTATAAGAAAGGCGTAACCGCACCAAACGGGCCTCATTACATCATGGTGCCCAAGGTGAATGCCGATCAGTTGAAAGACTCTTTGGTCGATGTACGCATCGCTGCTTCGCAACCGACGACCCAGTTGGCCAAGAACAGCAGTGTGACGAGCAATACCACGTATAAAGTGCGCTCCGGCGATACCTTATCCGCGATTGCTAAACGGCTGAACATCAGTACCCGGGATCTGCAGAACTGGAACAACCTGCATGCGAAGAGCACGCTGAAAGTTGGCCAGAACCTGCAAGTCGCCAGCAATAGCGGCAGCAACAGCAGCATTACCTATCAGGTTCGCCGCGGTGATTCGCTTGCCAGCATTGCACAGCGCCATGGCGTAAATATTGATGATGTGATGCGTTGGAACACCATGCTTGGCAAGGGCAACAGCCTGCAGCCGGGCTTGAAGCTGACGCTGTTCGTCAATAACAAGATGTCGCCGGAAACCTAGCTCTCAGGGTTCTGCTTAATAAAAATGCCAGTCAGGCTTAGCCGGCTGGCATTTTTTTCATTTGATGGAAACAGGCTTGAACAGGCGCCTACCATCGGGGCTTATCAGTTTCGGGATAAAACTCGACCAACAGCGGGTTATGATCCGAGGCGCGCGTGACCAATACCGATGCGCCAGTCACCCCAAGATTACGGTAGAAAACAAAGTCCAGCGGGCGGCCAAACGCCGTACGGCGGTTATCATTGGCAAAGTTAACTTCACGTAGCGCCATGTCCGAAGCAAACTGATACAACGCATTGATACGCTTACGGCTCCAGGCATTGAAATCGCCGGCCATAATCACCGGGCCATTGTGGCTGGCAATCTGCTCACCAATCGGGCCCAGCTGTTTGCTGTAAACATCAACGCCCAGGCTAAAATTCACCGCATGGATGTTAACCACCATCAGCAGTTGGCCGTTGAACAACGGATACACCGTAATCAACGCTGATTTCGCCAGGCGCAAGAAAGGCTCGCGTTCACGTAGCGGGCAGCAATACACCGGTTGCGCCGCCGCCAGCGTCATCACACCAGAAGGGTGCTGCGGCAAAACGAACGCAGGCACCTGATCGGCCGCCTGGTAGTGCGAAGTGGCAAAACTGACCAGTTCAGGCGTGGTCTGCGCTTCCTGCAATAAAACCAGCTGCGCATCCCTGCCATAGCTTTGCAGTACAGAAAGCCAGTCAGCCCGCTGCTGCTTGAAAATATTCCATACCATGACGCGTAACGCCCCTGCCGTTGGCAAGGCCGCACCGAGCGGCAACGGCAGCTTCATGGCACCTGGGAAAATTCGCTCAACCGGCTGGCCAGCAACATACCTCATAGCATAAGTTCGTTTCGGCACGTTATTCGCCTTTCCCCATCAGATGAAAAATCACTTTCTAGCGTGAAACACCCGGCCCAAGCAGAGCCCTACATGGCCCGTACAGCCAGTAGCTTACTGATTATACGCCTGCGGTAAACGCCCGGCATGGCTTTTACCGCAGGCGTATTATTCAGTTATAAGGACGCCCGGTAACAATTTCAATCGGTAATAGGGTATATCTCTGTAAAGGTTGGTGATTATTAATGCGAAAACGATCCTGTATTCGGCGCGAAGGCACCAAATAAAAACAGAGAAAAGATGGCATGGGGAACATTAGACGAAAAAAAGCCCCGAGTCATTGACTCGGGGCTTCTTAATAAGTGGCGGAACGGACGGGGCTCGAACCCGCGACCCCCTGCGTGACAGGCAGGTATTCTAACCAACTGAACTACCGCTCCACCGATTTCTTTTACGCGGTATCTTTCGATACCTGCAAAACTGCTCATCGCAGCCCTGCTATTGCCAGCCGTCACGCTAACAACGTTGTTTGATGCCTGGCAGTGTCCTACTCTCGCATGGGGAGACCCCACACTACCATCGGCGCTACGGCGTTTCACTTCTGAGTTCGGCATGGGGTCAGGTGGGACCACCGCGCTATTGCCGCCAGGCAAATTCTGTTTCATTCCGGCCGTTGTGTACTTTCACACAACCACCAAAACCAATCTGTAAACAAGCTAAAAATCTCTGTCAAGTCTCTAAAACACCTTCGGTGTTGTAAGGTTAAGCCTCACGGTTCATTAGTACTGGTTAGCTCAATGCATCGCTGCACTTACACACCCAGCCTATCAACGTCTTAGTCTTAAACGTTCCTTTAGTGGACTCAAGGTCCAAGGGAAGACTCATCTCGAGGCAAGTTTCGCGCTTAGATGCTTTCAGCGCTTATCTCTTCCGCACTTAGCTACCGGGCAATGCCATTGGCATGACAACCCGAACACCAGTGGTGCGTTCACTCCGGTCCTCTCGTACTAGGAGCAACCCCTCTCAATCTTCCAACGCCCACGGCAGATAGGGACCGAACTGTCTCACGACGTTCTAAACCCAGCTCGCGTACCACTTTAAATGGCGAACAGCCATACCCTTGGGACCTACTTCAGCCCCAGGATGTGATGAGCCGACATCGAGGTGCCAAACACCGCCGTCGATATGAACTCTTGGGCGGTATCAGCCTGTTATCCCCGGAGTACCTTTTATCCGTTGAGCGATGGCCCTTCCATTCAGAACCACCGGATCACTAAGACCTGCTTTCGCACCTGCTCGAGCCGTCACTCTCGCAGTCAAGCTAGCTTATGCCTTTGCACTAACCTCCTGATGTCCGACCAGGATTAGCTAACCTTCGTGCTCCTCCGTTACTCTTTGGGAGGAGACCGCCCCAGTCAAACTACCCACCAGACACTGTCCTCACCCCCGCTCAGGGGGCCGAGTTAGAACATCAAACATTAAAGGGTGGTATTTCAAGGTTGGCTCCATGCAGACTGGCGTCCACACTTCTAAGCCTCCCACCTATCCTACACATCAAGGCTCAATGTTCAGTGTCAAGCTATAGTAAAGGTTCACGGGGTCTTTCCGTCTTGCCGCGGGTACACTGCATCTTCACAGCGAGTTCAATTTCACTGAG is part of the Gibbsiella quercinecans genome and encodes:
- a CDS encoding TadE/TadG family type IV pilus assembly protein — protein: MRNLLFRFVVRPLRKEYGAITVMFAIMFPLLIMFYSVAYDGARFQSSRARLADGLNQGVLAVAMVDNRNATSADETANITLLHSYLSYYLPDATISKNDLKITVAMNYSTSGKVESVDYTGSGKASVQPIIGAQREVGFDSSLDLRADSSAGVVRRTIEEVEYPTDYALVLDFSGSMLSASAEPGLTRIALLRKVVTEFMDEILSDESSNTVGIIPFTSGVSVILPGENIAGGNNFGCSHVGKLKSEYAGVDLNFWYNKKLYYYSSSLPAQTSQYYQLDQSLYNYYKNVVSPATGYSMDDMVNKSWCVKNPRYGESYGRALYSCDADSRANLFDNYTEFLETRSAAQKLMYYAYYYLTMFNTVTMDFDGLLADGFMFSDKAVTTYNYMVNLIAERPFYYDCYSTFGSITAATASNTLKSKTAKPASYLIELTNDRSIIDEFNDMQVTGGATYVTSGLLRALPVIAKGVNQRKVIIVISDGLDSDNGTLAKKLFDDYSLCDKIKEGLLRYPEGTPTEQADMFFIFTVNSSASTTALNLWSNYCVGKENVYLATNYQDMINVLTGIAKNSSVKFINKNEQE
- a CDS encoding lytic transglycosylase domain-containing protein, giving the protein MIDFAFLANQCAPDVAPQTLERLIKVESSFNPYAIGVVGGRLARQPRHKEEAIATALYLELAGWNFSMGLGQVNRYNLDKYGLTYETVFDPCHNARAAAGIFNECLQRASGKFAGQQAQLAAFSCYYSGNFRRGFVPEGQAQTSYVERIMAVKPTLPTNTATAITVIPNGKTRPAVKPPSAEENKQTQSGAKISQLGNTTTMGVKTLRGD
- the dnaQ gene encoding DNA polymerase III subunit epsilon, which gives rise to MISTPTRQIVLDTETTGMNKLGVHYEGHRIIEIGAVEVINRRLTGRHYHVYIRPDRQVDPEAYNVHGISDEFLADKPTFAQVADEFLAFIRGGELVIHNATFDIGFMDYEFRMLKRDIPKTETFCTITDSLLMARRLFPGKRNNLDALCNRYEIDNSKRTLHGALLDAEILAEVYLAMTGGQTSMAFQMEGDTQQANASQDIQRIARPASAMKVVYASDDDLAAHEARLDLVVKKGGSCLWRA
- the rnhA gene encoding ribonuclease HI is translated as MLKQVEIFTDGSCLGNPGPGGYGAILRYKQHEKTFHTGYRLTTNNRMELMAAIVALEALTTPCEVILSTDSQYVRQGITQWIHNWKKRGWKTADKKPVKNVDLWQRLDQAIQHHTIRWVWVKGHAGHPENERCDELARAAAGNPTQDDVGYQPEA
- a CDS encoding class I SAM-dependent methyltransferase, which encodes MRPAHTLQKLNSPRSWGGLLWGEYYRDALERQLQPWWPKLFGFHLLKLGNLSAELATEKCAISHQVNVGLEGDNLQVIAAPYQLPFAAKSVDACLLAHTLSFADDPHRMLREVDRVLIDDGWLVISSFNPFSLLGLGKLVPGLRRRQPYASRMFTQMRLLDWLSLLNYEVLYQARFQVLPWHRLGGKFLSTHLPALGCMSVIVARKRTVPLTPVPMKVGARKPSLSRAVGATKSYRKLP
- the gloB gene encoding hydroxyacylglutathione hydrolase — encoded protein: MNLISIPALQDNYIWLLDNQEGHCIIVDPGEAAPVLAALQRLQLIPDAILLTHHHHDHVGGVKQLVAQYPGLVVYGPQETADKGATQIVKDGDLLAINGRKYSVFAVPGHTLGHVAYYSAPYLFCGDTMFSAGCGKLFEGTAEQMYQSFQRIAQLPDETLICCAHEYTLSNLKFSRAILPEDRRIETYQQQVEATRAKQQPSVPTTLQLERKINLFLRCHDADLQKKLGFNSPPKQLHSVFSELRLRKDNF
- the mltD gene encoding murein transglycosylase D, whose translation is MKAKAIILASVLLVGCQSSRQDAPAPVQHAQSLSSAGQESEAGKYTENGRASSARWLDNNSGAAQQDLWNFISDELKMEVPENSRIREQKRKYLKSKSYLHDVTLRAEPYMYWIVGQIKKRNMPMELVLLPIVESAFDPHATSSANAAGLWQIVPQTGRNYGLKNNQWYDGRRDVVASTTAALDMMQRLNRMFDGDWLLTVAAYNSGEGRVMQALKANKRQGKPTNFWALSLPRETSIYVPKMLALSDIIKNSKRYGVRLPKTDETRALARVDVGQQIQLTQAAELAGLPISKMKAYNPGYKKGVTAPNGPHYIMVPKVNADQLKDSLVDVRIAASQPTTQLAKNSSVTSNTTYKVRSGDTLSAIAKRLNISTRDLQNWNNLHAKSTLKVGQNLQVASNSGSNSSITYQVRRGDSLASIAQRHGVNIDDVMRWNTMLGKGNSLQPGLKLTLFVNNKMSPET
- a CDS encoding endonuclease/exonuclease/phosphatase family protein; this encodes MPKRTYAMRYVAGQPVERIFPGAMKLPLPLGAALPTAGALRVMVWNIFKQQRADWLSVLQSYGRDAQLVLLQEAQTTPELVSFATSHYQAADQVPAFVLPQHPSGVMTLAAAQPVYCCPLREREPFLRLAKSALITVYPLFNGQLLMVVNIHAVNFSLGVDVYSKQLGPIGEQIASHNGPVIMAGDFNAWSRKRINALYQFASDMALREVNFANDNRRTAFGRPLDFVFYRNLGVTGASVLVTRASDHNPLLVEFYPETDKPRW